A DNA window from Oncorhynchus tshawytscha isolate Ot180627B linkage group LG13, Otsh_v2.0, whole genome shotgun sequence contains the following coding sequences:
- the LOC112265633 gene encoding dehydrogenase/reductase SDR family member 13, whose amino-acid sequence MAVFLLLAGMVVVGYMIFHNIFVKGAVCKSNVKLYGKTVIVTGSNTGIGKMTALDLARRGARVILACRNKQRAEAALADIKRESGSNEVVFMHLDLGSLKSVRSFAETFLKTERRLDLLINNAGIYMQGSTEDGLGMMFGVNHIGHFLLTNLLLDRLKECGPSRVVNVASLGHNFGKIDFNCLSTHKELGVGESATDVFNIYCNSKLCNVVFTHELAKRLKDTNVTCYSLHPGIIETELGRYANSAFLMLLKPISMLFFKNSVAGSQTTLHCALQEGLEPLSGCYFSNCTVRNVYPKARDDAVAKKLWEVSESLCGLL is encoded by the exons ATGGCTGTGTTTCTTCTTTTGGCTGGAATGGTAGTGGTGGGCTATATGATTTTTCACAATATCTTTGTCAAAGGGGCAGTATGCAAGAGCAATGTGAAACTGTATGGGAAAACTGTAATTGTAACAG GAAGTAACACAGGCATAGGGAAGATGACAGCGCTAGATCTGGCCAGGCGAGGTGCCAGGGTCATCCTGGCCTGCCGCAACAAACAGAGAGCTGAGGCTGCGCTCGCTGACAtcaagagg GAGAGTGGGAGCAATGAGGTGGTGTTCATGCATCTGGATCTGGGCAGTCTGAAGTCTGTTCGCTCCTTTGCTGAAACCTTCCTGAAGACTGAGCGCAGATTGGACCTGCTCATCAACAATGCAG GTATTTACATGCAGGGCAGCACAGAAGACGGCTTGGGGATGATGTTTGGTGTTAACCACATCGGTCACTTCCTGTTGACCAACCTGCTTCTGGACCGTCTGAAGGAGTGCGGTCCGAGTCGAGTGGTCAACGTGGCGTCCTTGGGCCATAATTTTGGCAAAATTGATTTCAACTGCTTGAGCACTCACAAGGAGTTAGGTGTTGGCGAGTCGGCCACGGACGTCTTTAACATCTATTGCAACAGCAAGCTGTGTAACGTTGTCTTCACCCATGAGCTGGCCAAGAGACTGAAGGACACAAATGTTACCTGCTACAGCCTCCACCCTG GTATAATCGAAACTGAGCTGGGCCGTTACGCCAACTCTGCATTTTTAATGCTGTTGAAGCCCATCTCAATGTTGTTCTTCAAGAACTCTGTGGCGGGGTCTCAGACCACCCTGCACTGTGCCCTGCAGGAGGGCCTGGAGCCCCTCTCTGGATGCTACTTCTCTAACTGTACAGTCAGGAACGTCTATCCTAAGGCCAGAGATGATGCGGTGGCCAAGAAGCTATGGGAAGTCAGTGAGAGTCTGTGTGGACTCCTGTGA